TCCAAACCAGATAGGCTTCGTTCAATTTGCTGTAGCGTTGACGTGTTTCGCTCCAATTGAATCACCATGCGTTCATTGTGCTCCATGAGCTTAGCCTCGCGTGCCTGAGCCTGTTTCACTAATCGAGTCTCGCGGTCTCTCCCCTCTTTTTTGGTAGAGAATAACAGCCAGACAAACAGAGCAGCAAACGGACCTTGTTGGAGCAATGCGTTCAGTACGCTCTCTTCCATGCCATTTTTCCCTCCTTGACGCATTTTGTGTAAAAGAAAGAGCACCTTCATTACCGAAGATGCCCAGACTGGGTGAGAATTTCCTGATTTGAGAAAATAAAAACGCCTTACTCAACATGAGCAGGCGTCCCTTTATTCCTCGTTTTGTTTCGATAGATACTCAGCTACTGGAATTTGATAATCTTTGGGGAGAGAATCGATGGAACGTCGCTTCGCTTTGACAAGCAATCCATAGACGGGAATCATGTATTCTTTGACCATTATTCTTCACCTCCTTTCCATTCATCGAGTGCTTCCTGAAGAGTAGTTATTTTTTCAAAAAGCTGTGCAATAGCTTCATAGGCTACTACCAGCTCTGGAGACATTTCCTTTTGCTCACGATCAGCTTGGATCTGAGATAATGCCTTTGGTTTAGTTAGGATCAATCGAATGCACCTCCGAATCCTTTTACGATAACAGGCTCAGCTGCTGTTCCTTTGGTGAAAGAAAAACGTAAGCTAACGCCCCATTTTTCTGCTGTTTTTTCCTTGTTGGTGAAGATAAAGCCTCGGTTGAATTTGACGAAATTCGTTGCGTCTTCCCATGTTGGTAACTCATCGAAAGCGTTATTTGAGACTTCAACCCTGTAATCAGCTCCCGATGGAACGGTTGCATCGATAGTTACCAAAATACGTTTAGCAGCAATGTCTGTTGAGAATGGTTTTTTCAAATGAAACGATAGTCGCTCTGCCGTTCTCCGAAAAGTGAATGCTCTGGTAGATGTCATACCTTTGCTGTCTTTTGCTTCTATAGTGATAGTGTGACTGTCGTTTAAGGAGAGACTTAGCCATGTGACTTGTGGGATGGTCACGGTATTTTCCTTGCTGTCAGTCCCAGCGAATGTGCGGATAACTTTGCCGTTGATTTTCTCCGTGATGGTAAACGCGTCACCCTCTGGCTCTGTGACTGTGTAATTCTCGGAAGGGATAGCGCTTAATACGCCGAGGTCTACATTTTGTCCGCTGATAACGGGTGGTCTGTTGTGGACGACTCGGAACTTGCGGGTAATCTCGGTTGATTTGCCACCTTGGTCGTCCTCTGCCCAGATGGTTAGCGTATGATCGGTGTTTTCGGCTAGGTCAGAGCCTGTGGGATCGGTGGTGCCGTCATAAAGGCGTTTGGTTCGGAAGGTTAGCGTTTTGGCAAAAGGAATAGGCGTGCTACCGTTGGATACTCCGGATTGCAACGCCCTTGTGGTGCCGTTGTTCATGCGGTATTTTATTGTGACTACGTTGTCTTTGTCGGTGTCGGATGCGGTGCCCTGGATGGTTAGTGTAGCGTTTTCGGTTAGGGTTTGGTTGTTGGGTGGAGACGTGAGTACGATAGTCGGATTAGAGTTATCGGAATACTCGATAGTTACCGTATATTGATAGTAATAGGCATAGGTTCTCGTATCACTTCCAGGTTTAGTTACTGTACCACGATATTTTTGCGTATATTGATAAATCGACACTGCGGACTCAGGTGAACGATTGACTTTATCTGGGCTTCCATCCTTACTGAGATTTCCGCTATAACCACCGCTATTGTAGGAAATGCTACTTGGAAAAGAATAGTCTGGCTGACTTGTAAATTTTTCCTGAGTAGTAGTTACCTCTTTACTATCAGGCGGTGTATAGGAGCCACCTGTTTGAATCCTTCGTGTGTAGGAACCTCCTGAGAGAGTAAACGTTACAGTCGAACCATTTACTGTATAAGATACGGTTCCTGTGTTAACTTTTACAGATGTAACGCCTTTTAATCCTGGTATGGTCAAGGTCTGCGTTTGCGAACTGAATGTCGATTCGTTGAATTGTTTTACTTGTTGTTTTATGGTTGCCATCTACAAAATCACCAGCCTTTTATTAGCCTCGTCATACCAGCCTTCTGTTAACGTGATGTCATTAAGCGTTGCGAAGTTTTCAAAGAACACATTGTCCGTGAAGTTGTTAAACACCGCATCTTTTATCGTCTTCACATCAATCTGCAAAGCCGAAATAGCCACTGTGTGCTGTTCCAGTAGCTTGTGGGCATCGTCTATTCCTTTTTCCCATCGGTTAATATCCGTTTCCATGACAGGATCGTCATAGTTCCAATCTAATTTAGGATTGTAGGGCATCAGATTTCACTCCTTTCACTTCAAATTCGAATCGGAATTCCAACGATTGATCGCTTAATACATCCACATTAGCCGTTCTTTCTGTTATGAGATTGCCTGCTTCATCCAGCAGTTTTAAAGAGGACACCTTCGTTATCCCGCTCACTGGCTCTGTTATTACCACCACCTTATTTCCATCCTGCTTGGTAGTTCTCAATTGGACTGTTTGGTTGTTTAATATGAGGCTAGAAGTACGTTGACTTAAATCTTGTGCCGCCCGTTCCAAATAGGCTTTATCCATCAAATAATCACCTCATCCTGATATTTAATAGGAGTCATACCAACTCGAAATTCGCTAACCTTGTGATAACGTCTCCGATTGATTTTGATAATTTCACTAATCGCAATCTCATTTGACACCGCCAGCTGTGGTATAAACACATGCGGAACCCGCTTTCGCTTATGAATGTCATACACCCAAGAGGCTACATCAAAAATCGACCATAGAGGTACCGAGATATAGAAATAACCAGCATCGGGATTTTCCTCTATGAATACTTGTTCAGCAGCTTGTTCTTTGATAAAAAGCTTGGTAATACTACTTGCCAGCGCTGGCGTAAAGGGCAGACGCTCCCGATACTTTGCCATCACACGTGCACGTCGCGTCTCATAGGAATCACCCTGCTTGGGAGTAACCTGAAACATATACTCCCAATACGGTAGTCCCCATGTAACTGTGGTGATCATCGTTTGCCGTTCCAAATCTAGCTTCCGAGTCTGTTGGTACGCTCTCTCTGCTTCTCCTGCCTCAAAATGGTGCACCGCTACCTGATTCTCATACCAATAGGGAGGTAACATAGCCCGATATTTTTCTGGGATCATCGTCATGGCCTACTCACCGTCACATTTTTCACAATCGGTATGGTTGAAAAAGTGAAGTCGATATTCTCCTGAGCATGATTGAGCAAAACATTCCGATAATCTATCACTCCAGCTACCTTAAACAAGCGATAGATTTCAGAATAAAGGATCTTCTTGCTCTGCTTATTGATATATTCCACAATGCCAGCTCGTATCTGCTGTTTTATTTCATCCACAGATACAGAAGATTCCCACTCCAATAAGTCTCCGCTGATGGTTATCTCTAATGCTTTCGCAGCTTGAACCACTACTTTGTCGTTTAAACTATGCTTATCTGGCTGTGCTAGATGCTCCGTTACTGTTTTTACTAAAGCTTCGTCGGCAGGCTGCCCATTCTGGTCGGTTAACGCAATATGCACTGTGTTTGGCGCCTCACCCCAGATAAACAGCTCACCTACATTAGGTACTTCCTTCACCCAGCGCTTGTAATCATATTCAGCGCCTGATCCCTCCTCTTCCCCAGCCTTGGCAAACAAGCGCTGGCGATACAGCTCGTCTGGCTCGGTGACTTTTCTCTTCACGCCTAAAAACACTCCCCAGGCGTCTAAAAATTCTCCATCCGCCCAGGGTAAGTACCATTGCAAAAAACGATATTCGTCCAATTGTTGTTGCTCGGATATTTCTAAAGCGAGAGGATAGTGAAAATCATAAAAAATTTCGCCTTCTTCTGGGGAAGGTGGCGTCTCACCACGGGCCTGAGCAAGTTCACTTGCCCGATTATACATCCGTTGGTAAATCTCTTCTGCTGTTTCGCGTAACAGGGGCATCTCCGGTTTTTTTGCCTCTGACATCTCTATCACCACCTTGTTAATTGGAGAGCCGTATAACCGACTCTCCCATGAAAAAACGCCTACTCATTACACATGAGTGGCGCTTCCTATTTCTTATTTACTTGATCTGCTAAGAATTCTGCCACTGGCAGCCTGTATGCTTCGGGTAGAATTTTTTGTGCGTTTTTCACCGGTTCTATTGCCCATTCGCCTGACTTTACTAGGTATGCATAGACAGGGATCATGTATGGTTTTACCATTGTTTCTCACCTGCTTTCATTGAATTCACTTCATCTTCCAAAGCTAATATTCGATCATTTAGCTGTTTTATTGTCACTTGTGACGATACGTTCTGCTTATCCAACTGTACAATTACCTCCAGAATAGATATCAATTCCCTAGGCAATAGAAATTGATGCCCAGGTGTTTCTACCATGTTACCAAGTGTCCCGTCTGGGTTTCTTTTTATATATTCCACTAGCTAATCACCCCCACTAGCATGACGGCTGATTCATTTGTGCTCGTATTGGTCCTGCTCAATGTAAGCTTGAACATAGCGTCGGATTTTGCTGTAGTTACAGCTCCAAGCAACTCATCCTCTGAAATTGAAGTAGTAAGATCAACACTTTCCTTAGTCATAGCTGTATATTGCTCTGGCTGTCCCTTATCTACAAAAGATGCTTCAGCATCAACAACAAGATTGCCTTTTTCTCTCTTTAGCCAAGCAAGTATTTCTCTAGTTGATCCTTTCGGTGCTAAGATTTTATAACGGGCAACAGCTTTCTTCATGGGTGTTTCCGTTACGGTGTTGTTGATGTTAAATGTCTTTACTGTATAGGCTCCAAATTGATCTGTAGCCGTTATGGTTACAGTGTTAGCCCCAGCTTTAAGATCACTAACTTTACATGTATAAGACCAATTTCCACTTGTAACACCATTAAGTAACGTTCGTTCTGTACCGCTGTTGAGCTTTGCCTTTACCGTGAGGGTATTTCCGTCGGGATCGGATGAAGTACCTGAGACAGTAATAGAATCCGGTGGTATCAGACCAGATTGTACAGCAGGGAAAGTATCAACAGTAATAATGGGAGCCTTATTGTGCTTAACGGTAAAAGTACGGGTGACGACATCAGATTTACCACCTTGGTTATCTTCTGCCCATATAGTTACCGTGTGATTGGTTCCCTCTGCCAGTAATCCTGATACATCTATGGAGCCGTCGTACAGTCTTCCACCCCGGTAAGTTAGTACCTTGGAAAAAGAAAGAGGCGTGCTACCGTTTGATACTCCGGATTGCGCCGCCCTTGCCGTTCCTGTATTGATTTGGTATTTGACTGTGACGACATTACCGTTGTCAATGTCAATCGTGGTTCCTTGTAATGTGAGTGTTTTACTTTCTGTTAAAGATTGATTGTTCTGAGTTGTAACAGAAATTGTAGGTTTCGTATTATCAACATAAGTGATGGTGACTTCATAGGCATAGTAGAGTGTTATCTCAGTTATTAATGCTTTTCCATATATACCTCCTCCGTAGTAGTTGCCATAACCATTCCATTTTTTTGTTACCTCATTAAATTGAAAATGGCTTTTATCTGGATTAAGCGTACCAGTAGTTGTAGTTTCCGTAATCTCTCTCCAACCAAGGTTAGTATAAATTTTGTTTATATCATTCGAAGTCAAGGTATGGAAACGTTCTAAAGGTAAGGTAGGCTTTTCTGTTTCTGTTCCATAAAAAATGTCAACCCAAGTGATCGTGGTAGGCCCTACCTGTCGTAAAGAATGTTCTGTTGTTTCTCTCACTCGGGTTCCGTTCGTAGCTGTAACAGTAACCGTAGATCCTGATAGGGATGTGGTGGCTTTACCCGTACTTGACTTGACACTAACAATATTTTTTATATTCGGAATGGTAACTTCCTTCGTTTGGGTTCGCGTGGTACTATCACCCGTTTCCGGAAGCTTTATCACCATCGTTTTTTCGTTACCGGCAGTTTTCATTTTCCCACTCCTTTATACCTGCGTAATCGTAATCGTATGTGTATTCCAACCACCGATTCTCATCTTCTGCACAGTTGTATCTCGATTCACCGTTGATCGTGCGATCATGGCTCCTTTTTTGTAGCTGTTGACCAGCTTAGAAAGAGTTATCTTCCCTGATCCAATTGCTGTGATAGCCTGATTCTCAAAAGCTACATCATCACAAATCGTAACTTCTTGTCCAACCGTGAAGCCTGTTGTTGAGGCAACAGAAATAGCCACAGCAAAAGCACTAGAGGATAGAGCTACTGTGGCATAGGTTTTCGTCTCATCCAATTGTAAAACAGGGTCTATTTGTCCATCATAGGTATCTGCAAATCTTGCCTGTGCTCCTGAGACTCCTCGGCTATCAATGTCTAGATGGGCTTCAATACGGGAAATACGGCGACTCGCTTTTTCAATCAAAAAGTGGGCATTATAAATCCCCTCCTCAATGTGGTTCAATCGAATTTCATCTACAGGCGTACCTGCAATCTGTTCCCACGCAGGGGCAATGGAAACTGTACCGTCTTCATTTTGATGAAAGTTGTATATGTTGGGGCGATCAACAAGACGGTTGATGTGGAGCTGTTTTTCATACGCCAAATCATTCACCTGCCTTCCATTGTAGTTCGATTGGTATGCTAAGAGTTATTTCACGGTTAGGTTTCTCCATTTGCAAGCGATCTTCCCAAACTACCTGTCCGTTGACATCTTTTACAATACATTTCGTTACTATTCCTGTCATGGAGGCTGAGATACGGATCAAAAAAGTAACTTTATTAACACTTTGTCGTATTTTCAATAAACTAACAGGAACGATTTTATCATCCAGTTCTACCTCTGCCGAATAAAAAGCAGATTCCAAGGCATTAGCCTGTCCCTCTAATAGATGGTCAGTTAGCATAAATCATTCTCTCCTCCGCTAAAAAAAGCACCACAATCCCTTTTTTGTGTTTCATAAAACTTTGTCGGACCTGATGTAAAGGTGATCCCTCCATAACTACTTGCAATGATTTTCTCTTTCAGAACATGAACAGGTCGTATTTTTTCAAAATCAACTGCTAGCTGCATCAGATTTATTGATCGATAACCTGAGAACTCAAATAGGATTTCCTTATTAGTGAAATCCTCTGTAACTTTCTTTAGATCTCCTGCCATTCTGCCTAATACGTACAATGTATCTAATGTAAAATTGGCTTTTGCTATATTCTTTTTACGTATCTCTTCTCTTCTTTCTTCTACTGTACCGTTCCGTTTGTCTCCAAAATATATCCAATCCCATATATCTAATCCAAAAGTTGCATAAGGCAAAAGATACTGATTTCCCAGCTCTTTTATTTTATTGTTTTGAAACAAAATCTCTTCTTCTGTTGACACCAAGTGGAGCCTAGCCACTTCGTTATCATACCAATATGACGGTAATTGCTTGCGATATCGAATAGGAATCATAGTTCAACCACCAAATTAACAAACGGTACAGCTTTTATTGGTTTACTAAGATTTTCTGTTCCGTCATTTAAGGTATAGTTTGAATAGTCCTTTACGCCATCAACCCAAAATAGTGCACCTAGCAAATGATAAACGATGCAAGTGCTGCCTTTTATATATTCTTGAATTCGATTTGTAATAAGTGAAGTTATCTCCGATCTCTTCGATACATCAGCTAATTGAAGCTTTACCCTCACATTAAGGTTGAAA
This is a stretch of genomic DNA from Brevibacillus laterosporus DSM 25. It encodes these proteins:
- a CDS encoding putative phage tail protein, coding for MTMIPEKYRAMLPPYWYENQVAVHHFEAGEAERAYQQTRKLDLERQTMITTVTWGLPYWEYMFQVTPKQGDSYETRRARVMAKYRERLPFTPALASSITKLFIKEQAAEQVFIEENPDAGYFYISVPLWSIFDVASWVYDIHKRKRVPHVFIPQLAVSNEIAISEIIKINRRRYHKVSEFRVGMTPIKYQDEVII
- a CDS encoding Ig-like domain-containing protein codes for the protein MATIKQQVKQFNESTFSSQTQTLTIPGLKGVTSVKVNTGTVSYTVNGSTVTFTLSGGSYTRRIQTGGSYTPPDSKEVTTTQEKFTSQPDYSFPSSISYNSGGYSGNLSKDGSPDKVNRSPESAVSIYQYTQKYRGTVTKPGSDTRTYAYYYQYTVTIEYSDNSNPTIVLTSPPNNQTLTENATLTIQGTASDTDKDNVVTIKYRMNNGTTRALQSGVSNGSTPIPFAKTLTFRTKRLYDGTTDPTGSDLAENTDHTLTIWAEDDQGGKSTEITRKFRVVHNRPPVISGQNVDLGVLSAIPSENYTVTEPEGDAFTITEKINGKVIRTFAGTDSKENTVTIPQVTWLSLSLNDSHTITIEAKDSKGMTSTRAFTFRRTAERLSFHLKKPFSTDIAAKRILVTIDATVPSGADYRVEVSNNAFDELPTWEDATNFVKFNRGFIFTNKEKTAEKWGVSLRFSFTKGTAAEPVIVKGFGGAFD
- a CDS encoding CD1375 family protein; this translates as MVKEYMIPVYGLLVKAKRRSIDSLPKDYQIPVAEYLSKQNEE
- a CDS encoding baseplate J/gp47 family protein, coding for MSEAKKPEMPLLRETAEEIYQRMYNRASELAQARGETPPSPEEGEIFYDFHYPLALEISEQQQLDEYRFLQWYLPWADGEFLDAWGVFLGVKRKVTEPDELYRQRLFAKAGEEEGSGAEYDYKRWVKEVPNVGELFIWGEAPNTVHIALTDQNGQPADEALVKTVTEHLAQPDKHSLNDKVVVQAAKALEITISGDLLEWESSVSVDEIKQQIRAGIVEYINKQSKKILYSEIYRLFKVAGVIDYRNVLLNHAQENIDFTFSTIPIVKNVTVSRP
- a CDS encoding BhlA/UviB family holin-like peptide codes for the protein MEESVLNALLQQGPFAALFVWLLFSTKKEGRDRETRLVKQAQAREAKLMEHNERMVIQLERNTSTLQQIERSLSGLEMELQELKEKVE
- a CDS encoding CD1375 family protein, with the protein product MVKPYMIPVYAYLVKSGEWAIEPVKNAQKILPEAYRLPVAEFLADQVNKK